The following are from one region of the Methanobacterium veterum genome:
- a CDS encoding multiprotein bridging factor aMBF1 codes for MRCEICGKKIVGEPVKTKIESSIMVTCNECSKFGKVQREPPKARKPRPVRRSPKFREPSEEVIEDFKDIIREGRERKGWTREVLAEKVYEKASVVNRVESGKMVPDIKLAKKLEKILDVTLIEKTDDGKQEDLGPRARRGATIGDIARIKRN; via the coding sequence ATGAGATGCGAGATATGTGGAAAGAAAATAGTTGGAGAACCAGTGAAAACAAAAATTGAAAGCTCAATTATGGTTACATGTAATGAATGTTCTAAATTCGGAAAAGTACAGAGAGAACCACCAAAAGCAAGGAAACCAAGGCCAGTAAGAAGAAGTCCTAAATTCAGGGAACCTTCAGAAGAAGTTATCGAAGATTTCAAAGATATTATACGAGAAGGCAGGGAAAGAAAAGGTTGGACACGTGAAGTGCTTGCTGAAAAAGTATATGAAAAAGCATCTGTGGTTAACAGGGTTGAATCTGGAAAAATGGTTCCAGATATTAAACTTGCAAAAAAATTAGAAAAAATACTGGACGTAACGCTCATTGAAAAAACCGACGATGGAAAACAGGAAGATTTAGGCCCGCGGGCCAGAAGAGGAGCCACAATCGGAGATATAGCTCGGATTAAGAGGAACTAA
- a CDS encoding (R)-citramalate synthase gives MNARILDTTLRDGEQTPGVSLTPDEKLRMALKLDELGVDVIEAGSAITSIGEREGIKKITGEGLSTEICSFARAVKVDVDAALECDVDSVHLVIPTSDLHIKYKLKKTREAVKDLAIESTQYAVDHGLLVELSAEDSTRSDLDYLTQVFQEGIDAGAKRICACDTVGMLTPEKAYEFYGHLSKLDAPLSVHCHNDFGLAVANSLSGLRAGASQAHVTVNGIGERAGNASLEELVVSLYSLYGVETNINIGMLYEISKMASRLTNVPLQPNKAIVGENAFTHESGIHADGVIKKAETYEPITPELVGHKRRFVMGKHIGSGLLKKRLQEMGLRVNDEKLNQIFTRVKALGDKGKCVTDVDLQAIAEDVLGIVAEKVVELEELTIVSGNKITPTASVRLNINNNEVLEAGIGIGPVDAAIVAVKKSIADFADIELEQYHVDAITGGTDALIDVIVKLKHEDQIVTARSTQPDIINASVEAYLSGINKILGDKKDIKKIKEGDL, from the coding sequence TTGAACGCTAGAATATTAGATACAACACTTAGAGACGGCGAACAGACCCCTGGAGTTTCTTTAACTCCCGATGAGAAGCTGCGAATGGCCCTAAAACTTGACGAACTTGGTGTAGATGTTATTGAGGCAGGATCTGCCATTACATCAATTGGTGAAAGGGAAGGAATTAAAAAAATCACTGGTGAAGGGCTTTCTACTGAAATATGCAGTTTTGCAAGGGCTGTTAAAGTCGATGTAGACGCTGCATTGGAATGTGACGTAGACAGTGTTCATCTGGTTATTCCAACATCTGATCTTCATATAAAATATAAGTTAAAGAAAACAAGGGAAGCAGTTAAAGACCTTGCAATTGAAAGCACACAGTATGCTGTCGATCATGGACTGCTTGTAGAACTTTCTGCAGAAGACTCAACCAGAAGCGACCTTGATTACCTCACGCAGGTGTTCCAAGAAGGAATAGATGCTGGCGCAAAAAGGATATGTGCATGCGATACCGTTGGAATGCTTACTCCTGAAAAAGCCTATGAATTTTACGGACATTTATCAAAACTTGATGCACCTTTAAGCGTTCACTGCCACAACGACTTTGGACTCGCTGTTGCAAATTCACTTTCAGGTTTAAGGGCTGGTGCAAGTCAGGCCCATGTTACAGTAAATGGAATAGGTGAAAGGGCAGGAAATGCATCTTTAGAAGAATTAGTGGTTTCATTATATTCACTTTACGGTGTGGAAACAAATATAAATATAGGAATGTTATATGAAATCTCTAAAATGGCCTCAAGGTTAACCAATGTTCCACTACAGCCAAATAAAGCCATTGTTGGAGAAAACGCGTTCACCCATGAATCAGGCATACACGCAGACGGTGTAATTAAAAAAGCCGAAACATACGAGCCTATAACCCCAGAACTTGTAGGACATAAACGTAGATTTGTAATGGGTAAACACATAGGGTCAGGCCTGCTCAAAAAGCGGCTTCAAGAGATGGGACTGCGTGTAAATGATGAAAAACTCAACCAGATATTTACAAGGGTAAAAGCTCTGGGAGATAAAGGTAAATGCGTTACAGATGTAGATTTACAGGCAATTGCAGAAGATGTACTTGGAATAGTGGCCGAAAAAGTGGTTGAGCTGGAAGAGCTTACCATTGTTTCAGGAAATAAAATTACTCCAACCGCATCGGTAAGACTTAATATTAACAACAATGAAGTTCTTGAAGCGGGAATAGGTATAGGTCCAGTAGATGCAGCCATAGTTGCTGTTAAAAAGAGCATAGCTGATTTTGCAGATATAGAACTTGAACAGTACCACGTAGATGCTATAACTGGAGGTACCGACGCACTGATTGATGTAATTGTCAAGCTCAAACATGAAGACCAAATTGTGACTGCAAGGAGTACACAACCTGATATCATAAATGCAAGTGTAGAAGCTTATTTAAGTGGAATTAATAAAATATTAGGCGATAAAAAAGATATTAAAAAGATAAAAGAAGGGGACCTCTAA
- a CDS encoding ArsR/SmtB family transcription factor: MDKKSNLNPSQEFLLNSSDEIVSILKTIAHPNRFKILTLLLEGPLTFQTLLEETDLKKSALANHLNDLKDKFLVEKVQHGTYIITEYGKNYVKSIETTYRENMVMKRKFKETKQRMELAKSFLERNKD; encoded by the coding sequence ATGGATAAAAAAAGTAATTTAAACCCTTCACAAGAATTTCTTTTAAATTCATCTGATGAAATTGTTTCTATTTTAAAAACAATTGCCCATCCAAATAGATTTAAAATTCTTACCCTGCTTTTAGAAGGGCCTTTAACCTTCCAGACACTGCTTGAAGAAACTGATTTGAAAAAATCTGCACTAGCTAACCATTTGAATGACTTAAAAGATAAATTTCTCGTGGAAAAAGTTCAGCATGGAACTTATATAATTACTGAATATGGAAAAAATTATGTTAAATCAATTGAAACCACCTACAGAGAAAATATGGTCATGAAAAGAAAATTTAAAGAAACAAAGCAAAGAATGGAGCTTGCAAAATCATTTTTGGAAAGAAATAAAGATTAA
- a CDS encoding TIGR01177 family methyltransferase gives MEIIFILSGENETLPKAEVTASLEAENVSFNIKYHQNGILIIEIADEDSAVIEVIGKKVAYTHEICKLLFKTSTPHLNDDIQKYPWKDIISQDYAVRVKRVGIDPDFNSQAMEIELGGIIKKELGDKAKVNLENPDTFLRTIVLDDSVIVSKQLVKRSKKHYNDLKPHKRPFFYPGSMSPKLARGMVNLARAKKGRAVLDPFCGTGGILIEAGIVGARVIGTDIDEKMVEGTKKNLEYCNIKDYNIFQGDARYITIEEKVDAIVTDPPYGISASTAGIDSKKIYEESLVSMQELLKEDGYICMATPHYLDIHELVSHTKFKIIEQYKIRMHKSLTRVISVLTKK, from the coding sequence ATGGAAATAATCTTCATTTTATCCGGTGAAAACGAAACTTTACCAAAAGCAGAAGTAACAGCAAGTTTAGAGGCTGAAAATGTCTCCTTTAATATAAAATATCATCAAAATGGAATTTTAATTATTGAAATTGCAGATGAAGACTCTGCAGTTATTGAGGTAATTGGTAAAAAAGTTGCCTATACCCATGAGATATGTAAATTACTGTTTAAAACCAGTACTCCTCATTTAAACGATGATATCCAAAAATACCCCTGGAAAGATATTATTAGTCAAGATTATGCAGTAAGGGTTAAAAGAGTAGGCATTGACCCTGATTTTAACTCCCAAGCCATGGAAATCGAGCTTGGAGGTATCATTAAAAAAGAGTTAGGAGATAAGGCCAAAGTAAATCTTGAGAACCCAGATACTTTTTTAAGAACCATCGTACTTGATGATTCTGTTATAGTCAGTAAACAACTGGTTAAAAGAAGTAAAAAACATTATAATGACTTAAAGCCCCATAAAAGGCCATTTTTCTATCCAGGATCCATGAGCCCTAAACTGGCAAGGGGAATGGTTAATTTAGCACGGGCCAAAAAAGGAAGGGCTGTTCTAGACCCATTCTGCGGAACAGGGGGCATTTTAATAGAAGCAGGAATAGTAGGGGCCAGAGTAATAGGAACTGATATAGACGAGAAAATGGTTGAGGGAACTAAAAAAAATCTTGAGTACTGCAATATTAAAGATTATAATATTTTTCAGGGAGATGCAAGGTATATTACCATTGAAGAAAAAGTCGATGCTATTGTAACTGATCCTCCTTATGGTATCTCAGCTTCAACAGCAGGTATAGACAGCAAAAAGATTTATGAAGAATCCCTTGTATCTATGCAAGAACTGCTAAAAGAAGACGGATATATCTGTATGGCAACTCCCCACTACCTGGACATCCATGAACTTGTGAGTCATACTAAATTTAAAATAATAGAACAATACAAGATAAGAATGCATAAAAGTTTAACCAGAGTTATCTCTGTACTTACAAAAAAATAA
- a CDS encoding proteasome-activating nucleotidase: protein MEDMSRNIMKKTEDLKKEIKLLKEENTKTKRNLMWKVRKLEKDKVLVENEKMRLDREVKSLRGEIERFRSPPLVVATITEVLEDGKLVVKSSTGPHFVINYSRLLDKKSLEPGSRVALNQQTFSIVNVLPSEKDPLISGMEVEEKPDVSYEQIGGLEEQVVEIKETVELPLKKPELFANIGIEPPKGVLLYGPPGTGKTLLAKAVANETNATFIKIVASEFVKKYIGEGARLVRGVFELAKEKAPSIIFIDEIDAIAAKRLKSSTSGDREVQRTLMQLLAEMDGFEARGDVGIVAATNRPDILDPALLRPGRFDRFIEVPIPNEDGRMEILKIHTRNMSLEEEVDIRLVASLTEGASGADLKAICTEAGMFAIREERSSVTMNDFMDAIDKIVGLEKEEEVRREAGVMYG from the coding sequence ATGGAAGACATGTCCCGAAATATAATGAAAAAAACTGAAGATCTTAAGAAGGAAATTAAACTCCTAAAGGAGGAGAATACTAAAACTAAAAGAAATTTGATGTGGAAAGTTAGAAAGCTTGAGAAAGACAAAGTTTTAGTTGAAAATGAAAAGATGAGGCTCGACAGAGAAGTAAAATCTCTAAGAGGCGAAATTGAAAGGTTTAGGTCCCCTCCTCTTGTAGTGGCTACTATAACTGAAGTTTTAGAAGACGGAAAACTTGTAGTAAAAAGCAGCACAGGACCTCATTTCGTTATAAATTATTCACGTTTATTAGATAAAAAATCATTAGAACCAGGCTCAAGGGTTGCTTTAAATCAGCAAACATTTAGTATCGTAAATGTACTACCATCTGAGAAAGATCCTCTAATCAGCGGTATGGAAGTAGAAGAAAAACCAGACGTAAGTTACGAGCAAATTGGTGGACTTGAAGAACAAGTCGTTGAAATTAAGGAAACAGTAGAATTACCGCTTAAAAAACCAGAATTATTTGCAAATATTGGAATTGAACCTCCAAAAGGAGTACTTTTATACGGTCCTCCAGGAACAGGTAAGACTCTTCTTGCAAAGGCAGTTGCAAATGAGACCAATGCAACATTCATAAAAATTGTTGCATCTGAATTTGTAAAAAAATACATTGGTGAAGGTGCAAGATTAGTTAGAGGTGTATTCGAACTTGCAAAAGAGAAAGCACCAAGTATCATCTTCATTGATGAAATAGATGCAATTGCAGCTAAGAGACTCAAAAGTTCAACAAGTGGTGACAGAGAAGTTCAAAGGACGCTCATGCAGCTACTTGCAGAAATGGACGGTTTCGAAGCCAGGGGAGATGTTGGAATCGTTGCAGCGACCAACAGGCCAGATATATTAGACCCTGCACTTTTACGTCCTGGAAGATTTGACAGGTTCATAGAAGTTCCAATTCCAAATGAAGACGGTAGAATGGAGATCTTAAAAATCCACACTAGAAATATGTCCTTAGAAGAAGAAGTGGATATAAGACTTGTTGCATCATTAACTGAAGGTGCTTCTGGTGCCGACCTTAAAGCTATCTGTACAGAAGCAGGTATGTTTGCAATAAGGGAAGAGAGATCCAGCGTTACAATGAACGACTTCATGGATGCAATTGATAAAATTGTAGGTCTTGAGAAAGAAGAAGAAGTTAGAAGAGAAGCCGGCGTAATGTACGGTTAA
- the tsaA gene encoding tRNA (N6-threonylcarbamoyladenosine(37)-N6)-methyltransferase TrmO — translation MKIELKTVEENQVASISHVGPVEEMGELIGELTGWVIQKRLQVTQPPFVVYYTSPMEVSTEKMEYEVGIPFKGEAKEDEHVNIKIMPKHKTISTLFKGPYQEICPVYAEIMQYIMEGKYEMIGAPREAYLNNPQEVPENELLTEVIFPVIDLEDCENPTENVNITENPEITIEEENSYTISPIGYAKRNGMDAFLEIDGKYIPGLKELDNFSHVMVLWLADKIENRNMLQMYPPYSMNTFTGVFATRSEYRPNPIAVTTCKILDINEEKGIIRVANLDAVDGTPIIDLKPYMPSFDRVKEPEIPKWLSFLWPEWVH, via the coding sequence ATGAAAATTGAATTAAAAACCGTAGAAGAAAATCAAGTAGCCAGCATTTCACATGTAGGGCCAGTAGAAGAAATGGGCGAGTTAATAGGTGAGTTGACAGGATGGGTAATTCAAAAAAGGCTCCAAGTTACACAACCACCGTTTGTAGTCTATTATACAAGCCCTATGGAAGTTTCCACTGAAAAAATGGAATATGAAGTTGGAATACCATTTAAAGGAGAAGCAAAAGAAGATGAACACGTAAATATAAAAATAATGCCAAAACATAAAACCATCTCCACCCTATTTAAAGGCCCATACCAAGAAATATGTCCTGTTTATGCTGAAATAATGCAATACATCATGGAAGGGAAATATGAAATGATCGGAGCCCCACGGGAAGCTTATCTCAACAACCCCCAGGAAGTTCCAGAAAATGAACTTCTAACTGAAGTTATATTTCCAGTTATAGATTTAGAAGACTGCGAGAATCCTACTGAAAATGTCAACATAACAGAGAATCCAGAGATAACAATAGAAGAAGAAAATTCATATACAATTTCACCAATAGGATATGCAAAAAGAAATGGTATGGATGCATTTTTGGAAATTGATGGCAAATATATCCCTGGATTAAAAGAACTAGATAATTTCAGCCACGTGATGGTACTTTGGTTAGCAGATAAAATAGAAAATAGAAATATGCTGCAAATGTATCCCCCATATTCAATGAATACGTTTACAGGAGTTTTTGCAACCCGTTCAGAGTATCGACCGAACCCCATAGCAGTAACTACATGTAAAATACTGGATATTAATGAAGAAAAAGGTATTATTAGGGTAGCAAACCTTGATGCAGTTGATGGGACTCCAATTATAGATTTGAAGCCATATATGCCGTCGTTTGATCGGGTTAAAGAACCAGAAATTCCCAAGTGGCTTTCTTTTCTGTGGCCAGAATGGGTGCATTAA
- a CDS encoding TVP38/TMEM64 family protein produces MQNKINLETRIGIKGILLTSAILILLLISFVLFGDPLDNWTNSFFQSEPSNLIASLVIGSLLSIDVIAPVPSSILSTAGGYFLGFIGGTIISLVGMTISCLIGYWIGAKFGRAAVLRLVDTKEISGFESLQKKYGDWIIIISRSVPLLAETSVLFAGIGRMKFNRFISMVTISNLGISMVYAAVGLIRRILIHFCLLLQLL; encoded by the coding sequence TTGCAAAATAAAATAAATTTAGAAACTCGTATTGGAATTAAAGGGATATTATTAACATCTGCAATTTTAATTCTGCTTTTAATCTCTTTTGTTTTATTTGGAGATCCTTTAGATAACTGGACTAATAGTTTTTTTCAATCTGAACCTTCTAATCTAATTGCAAGCTTAGTTATTGGATCTTTATTATCTATTGATGTTATAGCTCCAGTTCCATCTAGTATATTAAGTACAGCTGGGGGCTATTTTCTGGGATTTATAGGTGGAACTATTATTTCTTTAGTGGGTATGACAATCAGCTGTTTAATAGGTTACTGGATTGGGGCTAAATTTGGACGTGCTGCAGTTCTTCGATTGGTAGATACAAAAGAAATTTCTGGATTTGAATCTCTTCAAAAAAAATATGGGGATTGGATAATTATTATTTCACGTTCAGTTCCACTACTTGCTGAAACTTCAGTGTTATTTGCAGGAATTGGCCGTATGAAATTCAACCGTTTTATTTCTATGGTTACAATATCTAATTTGGGTATATCTATGGTTTATGCAGCTGTTGGGCTTATTCGGCGCATATTAATTCATTTTTGTTTGCTTTTGCAGCTGCTATGA
- a CDS encoding PH domain-containing protein has protein sequence MRHTKDIRSGERILFETKPRFFMYLKSAVIKFIALIVVIYLFEPVVSLVASIQNYIIKYIQVPLVEATTIILFFLMLILILWIIWDILSWEYTTYTLTNYRVILEKGIIRKNKSYMHYDKIQDVNVSQGLIERLTSSGDISVYGGHENTRIILNDIPDPKKVEDRINQMIEGDYIVEKPSGPKKIKDSVMDRYDKKFKRY, from the coding sequence ATGAGACACACAAAAGATATTCGTTCAGGAGAAAGAATTTTATTTGAGACCAAGCCTCGCTTTTTTATGTATTTAAAATCAGCTGTAATTAAATTCATCGCATTAATTGTAGTTATATATCTTTTCGAGCCAGTAGTATCTCTCGTTGCAAGTATACAAAATTATATCATAAAATATATCCAGGTTCCACTTGTAGAAGCTACCACCATAATCCTGTTCTTTTTAATGCTTATTTTGATTCTCTGGATTATATGGGATATACTTTCATGGGAATACACAACATATACCCTTACAAACTACAGAGTTATTCTGGAAAAGGGAATAATCCGTAAAAACAAATCATATATGCATTATGATAAAATTCAAGATGTTAATGTTTCACAAGGATTAATAGAACGATTAACCTCCAGTGGAGATATATCAGTATATGGAGGTCATGAAAATACCAGAATAATACTCAATGATATTCCAGATCCTAAAAAAGTAGAAGATAGAATAAACCAGATGATTGAAGGGGACTACATAGTTGAAAAACCATCTGGCCCCAAAAAGATTAAAGATTCGGTAATGGACAGATATGACAAAAAATTTAAGAGATATTAA
- a CDS encoding UPF0280 family protein, producing MITERIRLDETNILLKTDLINHKLPNFILSQRMELINYIRKNKEFLISFEPVEVEDAPFIANVMAKAGKIAEVGPMAAVAGTISELSMNFLIENSAKYAVVENGGDIAIKTNKNVVMGLYAGTSSLSGQIGFKIKYEKTPMGICTSSGTVGHSISLGRADSVTVFADHASIADALATSIANEAKGDLEQDAVQNCLARAEDFKPYFRGVMIVVGESAGTVGKIPKLIKTDKKVVLGDLFDIY from the coding sequence ATGATCACAGAAAGAATTAGGCTTGATGAAACTAACATTTTACTTAAGACAGACTTAATAAATCATAAACTTCCTAATTTTATTTTAAGCCAGCGTATGGAGCTTATAAATTATATTAGAAAGAATAAGGAATTTTTAATATCTTTTGAGCCGGTAGAAGTTGAAGATGCACCTTTTATAGCTAACGTAATGGCAAAAGCAGGTAAAATTGCAGAAGTAGGTCCTATGGCCGCTGTTGCAGGAACGATATCTGAACTCTCAATGAATTTCTTAATAGAAAACAGTGCAAAATATGCAGTTGTAGAAAACGGTGGGGATATAGCCATCAAAACTAATAAAAATGTGGTAATGGGCCTTTACGCCGGAACTTCATCACTTTCTGGACAGATCGGTTTTAAAATAAAATACGAAAAAACTCCAATGGGAATATGCACCTCTTCTGGAACTGTTGGGCATTCTATAAGTTTAGGCAGGGCAGATTCTGTAACTGTATTTGCAGACCATGCCAGCATTGCCGACGCGCTTGCAACAAGCATTGCAAATGAAGCTAAAGGTGATTTAGAACAGGATGCTGTGCAGAACTGCCTGGCAAGGGCTGAAGACTTTAAACCTTATTTTAGGGGTGTTATGATTGTGGTCGGCGAATCTGCCGGAACGGTCGGAAAAATCCCTAAATTGATTAAAACTGATAAAAAAGTTGTTTTAGGCGATTTATTTGATATTTATTAG
- the cgi121 gene encoding KEOPS complex subunit Cgi121: MEYNIQIAGFRSNIEDFGKLMSDINKMSKNCTVQLLNADGIAGREHIIHAAVHAVKAFERNENIAKDLGLEICVRASAQRQISKALSILGLKEGEMNICAVVVDCSENIMEELETVLDKRDDSILNPDEALLEGIYNISEGEIKTAGGISSLMIEKTTLLILET, encoded by the coding sequence ATGGAATACAATATCCAGATAGCTGGTTTCAGGTCAAATATCGAAGATTTCGGAAAATTAATGAGTGATATTAACAAAATGAGCAAAAACTGTACTGTTCAGCTTTTAAATGCTGATGGAATCGCCGGCCGTGAGCATATCATCCATGCAGCAGTTCATGCAGTTAAAGCATTTGAGAGGAATGAAAACATTGCAAAAGACCTTGGACTTGAAATATGTGTGCGCGCATCTGCTCAAAGACAAATATCCAAGGCACTTTCAATTTTAGGGCTAAAAGAAGGCGAAATGAATATTTGTGCAGTTGTTGTAGACTGCAGTGAAAATATTATGGAAGAACTGGAAACTGTACTGGATAAAAGAGACGACAGCATCTTAAACCCTGATGAGGCTCTCTTAGAAGGTATTTACAATATTTCAGAAGGGGAAATAAAAACTGCAGGTGGAATATCCAGTTTGATGATTGAAAAAACCACACTGCTGATACTGGAAACTTAA
- a CDS encoding geranylgeranyl reductase family protein, which produces MKNYDVAIVGAGPVGSTFARYMAGKGLKVAIFEKKKEIGVPLQCAGLLGTKIKDVNVLPDEFILNEIYGACLYSPSSTMISMHKKEEPLAYVLDRVAYDKYLAQLAVDKGAELFLNHRAEKIDIENGEIYFKDKKISAEIIVGADGHSSIVSEAFNNDTKYVHASQYLIEAGENAFKEDYFQVYVNSKISPGFLWVIPISESTARVGLFGDFDYKDLSEILNDFLKNNETLRNAKILKKYHGKIPIYDPKKDIVKNRAILIGDAASQVKPTTSGGLIIGFNCAKIASEVVYEAISSQNIDILKKYQKRYKKMYNTELKMQLKVQDTYKSLDDENLDSVILKLKEKEVGKIVSEYGDLDSQSPLMIKLIKNGVIFSVLPKLLSRKIFGL; this is translated from the coding sequence ATGAAAAATTATGATGTGGCTATAGTCGGAGCCGGACCTGTAGGCTCAACATTTGCAAGATATATGGCAGGAAAAGGGCTTAAAGTAGCAATATTCGAGAAAAAAAAGGAAATAGGAGTACCTCTACAGTGCGCGGGACTTCTAGGTACCAAAATAAAAGATGTGAATGTTCTACCTGATGAATTTATACTTAATGAGATATATGGGGCCTGTTTATATTCTCCGTCCAGTACTATGATCTCTATGCATAAAAAAGAAGAGCCTTTAGCCTACGTTTTAGATAGAGTTGCATATGACAAATATCTAGCACAATTAGCAGTGGATAAAGGAGCAGAGCTTTTTTTAAACCATCGAGCAGAAAAAATAGACATAGAAAATGGAGAGATATACTTCAAAGATAAAAAAATATCTGCTGAAATTATTGTAGGTGCTGATGGCCATTCATCCATAGTATCTGAAGCTTTTAACAACGATACCAAATATGTACATGCAAGCCAGTATTTAATCGAAGCTGGAGAAAATGCATTTAAAGAAGATTATTTTCAGGTATATGTGAATTCAAAAATATCTCCAGGGTTTTTATGGGTTATTCCAATTTCAGAATCCACTGCAAGGGTAGGTCTATTTGGTGATTTTGATTATAAGGATTTAAGTGAGATTTTAAATGATTTTTTAAAAAACAATGAAACTTTAAGAAATGCAAAAATTTTAAAAAAATATCACGGTAAAATTCCCATATATGACCCTAAAAAAGACATAGTAAAAAACAGGGCCATACTTATAGGGGACGCAGCTTCCCAGGTTAAACCAACTACAAGTGGCGGACTTATAATAGGATTTAATTGCGCAAAAATCGCTTCAGAAGTGGTATATGAAGCAATTAGTTCTCAAAACATTGATATTTTAAAGAAATATCAAAAAAGATATAAAAAAATGTATAATACAGAACTTAAAATGCAGCTCAAAGTACAGGATACCTACAAATCCCTGGATGATGAAAATCTTGACTCTGTAATTTTAAAACTTAAAGAAAAAGAAGTAGGAAAAATAGTTTCTGAATATGGAGATCTAGATTCCCAATCACCACTCATGATAAAATTAATAAAAAACGGAGTAATTTTCTCAGTTCTTCCTAAACTGCTGTCACGTAAAATATTTGGTTTATAA
- a CDS encoding DegT/DnrJ/EryC1/StrS family aminotransferase, with protein sequence MELHFKKPSKEARSAMCEAAVNIDYASNRGFDEVKLAQDKISEITGHEYVKTVNSGNSAILTAMNSFNDKVLIPDQGGWTGFRNMAEFRGIEVVEVPTDLGIINPEVLEDTINEHKPEALVITSFAGYIAEQPVKELFEVCDDKGVILVEDASGGIGDREKKLGNGEHAHVIVASTGSPKIVNVGSGGFISTNHNEILKKSKVLLKTLKASPVTCAGISEEIKNASQILSKTTEACAMLKKEFKSVLHSNKRGISVALKTDDPKKTGYLLRQELKADGRSIITVCPRYERVMMDAVCIEVKNLDMQSLENDNLKEIVRIIKEVMD encoded by the coding sequence TTGGAACTACACTTTAAAAAACCGTCAAAAGAAGCTAGAAGTGCAATGTGTGAAGCTGCAGTGAATATTGATTATGCATCAAACAGGGGATTTGATGAAGTCAAACTTGCACAGGATAAAATAAGTGAAATAACAGGGCATGAGTACGTAAAAACTGTAAACAGTGGAAATTCCGCGATTCTGACGGCTATGAATTCCTTTAATGATAAAGTGTTGATTCCAGATCAGGGTGGCTGGACTGGATTTAGAAACATGGCCGAGTTTAGGGGTATTGAAGTTGTAGAAGTACCTACAGATCTTGGAATTATTAACCCTGAAGTCCTTGAAGACACTATTAATGAACATAAGCCTGAAGCTCTTGTTATAACGAGTTTTGCAGGGTACATTGCAGAACAACCTGTAAAAGAGCTGTTTGAAGTATGTGACGATAAAGGAGTAATTCTGGTTGAAGATGCTTCAGGGGGAATTGGAGATAGAGAAAAAAAGCTGGGAAATGGTGAACACGCCCATGTAATTGTGGCTTCAACAGGATCTCCTAAAATAGTAAACGTTGGAAGTGGGGGTTTTATTTCAACAAACCACAACGAAATTTTAAAAAAATCAAAGGTGCTTTTGAAAACATTAAAAGCAAGTCCTGTAACATGTGCAGGAATATCAGAAGAAATTAAAAACGCCTCGCAGATACTGTCAAAAACAACTGAAGCATGTGCTATGCTTAAAAAAGAATTTAAATCTGTACTTCACTCTAATAAAAGGGGAATAAGTGTTGCTTTGAAAACAGATGATCCCAAAAAAACTGGATATTTACTCAGACAAGAATTAAAAGCTGATGGGAGGAGTATAATAACTGTCTGCCCTAGATATGAACGAGTGATGATGGATGCTGTATGTATTGAGGTTAAGAATCTTGATATGCAGTCTCTGGAAAATGATAACTTAAAAGAGATCGTTCGAATTATTAAAGAAGTAATGGATTAA